A single window of Desulfonatronovibrio hydrogenovorans DSM 9292 DNA harbors:
- a CDS encoding beta-barrel assembly-enhancing protease: MLKLNLKKIFCLLLISTLALPCPPARASIFGEFTISDEAELGSKIHRLIRARFQIIEDPEISGYVKEIASRLEKAAPPQPFPIKVDVVNHNAVNAFATVAGYMVIFSGLILNVESESELASIMAHELAHITQRHVARNIERSKIIGIGSLIGILAGVFMGSDAGGAVALGSIAGGQSAALKYSREDEREADQVGLNYLIEAGYNPQGMVSAMQKMRRMQWFSGGDIPSYLSTHPGMDERTGYLRDRVSRFDPELLERQDDNQRLKRVQTLLRARHVEPSTALSHFRDQGDDACLTYLGRGIVNARMNRVSDARDNFEKLMACDDQDPLYLREAGIFYFQFGDLSLAGSLLQKTVMLSPADSVALLYYARILAEKGELTTAVSYLERVLNRLPEDPRAHEHLARVYGRSGNNFQAHLHMAYAHIYENNRRQAMFHRDKARELAASQSQKDMMSKLDEAYKEQSQFWKQ; the protein is encoded by the coding sequence ATGCTTAAATTAAATCTTAAGAAGATATTCTGTCTCCTGCTGATTTCCACTCTGGCCCTGCCCTGCCCTCCTGCCCGCGCTTCAATTTTCGGAGAATTCACCATTTCTGATGAAGCTGAGCTGGGCAGCAAAATTCACCGGCTGATTCGGGCCAGATTTCAGATAATAGAAGACCCGGAAATATCCGGCTATGTAAAAGAAATTGCTTCCAGGCTGGAAAAAGCAGCTCCGCCCCAGCCCTTTCCCATCAAGGTTGACGTGGTCAACCACAACGCTGTCAATGCCTTTGCCACTGTAGCCGGATACATGGTTATCTTTTCCGGGCTCATCCTCAATGTTGAATCTGAGTCCGAGCTGGCCTCCATCATGGCTCACGAACTCGCCCATATAACTCAGAGGCATGTCGCCAGAAACATTGAACGCTCCAAAATCATTGGCATCGGCTCTTTGATCGGCATCCTGGCCGGGGTGTTCATGGGTTCTGATGCAGGAGGGGCAGTGGCCCTGGGATCCATTGCAGGGGGTCAGTCCGCTGCATTGAAATACTCCCGGGAAGACGAACGCGAAGCTGACCAGGTGGGCCTGAATTACCTTATTGAAGCCGGTTACAATCCCCAGGGCATGGTTTCAGCCATGCAGAAGATGAGAAGGATGCAGTGGTTTTCCGGAGGAGACATCCCCTCATATCTGAGCACCCATCCAGGCATGGATGAACGGACAGGGTATCTCAGGGACCGCGTCAGTCGATTTGATCCGGAACTGCTGGAACGACAGGATGATAATCAGCGGCTTAAAAGAGTTCAGACCCTGCTCAGGGCCAGGCATGTGGAGCCCTCCACCGCCCTCAGCCACTTCCGGGATCAGGGAGATGATGCTTGCCTGACCTATCTGGGCAGAGGGATTGTCAATGCCAGGATGAACCGGGTCAGTGATGCCCGGGACAACTTTGAAAAACTCATGGCCTGTGATGATCAGGACCCGCTTTATCTGCGGGAAGCCGGGATTTTTTACTTCCAGTTCGGGGACCTGAGCCTGGCAGGCAGCCTCCTGCAGAAGACAGTAATGCTCAGCCCTGCCGATTCAGTGGCATTGCTTTACTATGCCAGGATCCTTGCGGAAAAAGGAGAGCTGACCACTGCTGTTTCCTACCTTGAACGAGTCCTGAACCGCCTGCCAGAGGACCCCCGGGCCCATGAACACCTGGCCAGGGTATACGGCAGGTCAGGCAATAATTTCCAGGCCCATCTGCACATGGCTTACGCCCATATTTATGAAAACAACCGGCGCCAGGCCATGTTTCACAGGGACAAGGCCCGGGAACTGGCTGCAAGCCAGAGTCAGAAAGATATGATGAGCAAATTGGATGAGGCTTATAAGGAACAGTCCCAATTCTGGAAACAGTGA
- the rho gene encoding transcription termination factor Rho, which produces MNLSELKTKSMPELMKLAKEFDIENPSGLRKQELIFAILQSCASQNGSVFGEGVLEILPDGFGFLRSPMYSFMPGPDDIYVSPSQIRKFGLRTGDVVSGQIRPPKEGERYFALLRVNEVGFGDPAESKTLVLFDNLTPIYPDERYRMENGADNYSTRIVDLLTPIGKGQRGLIVAPPRTGKTVLLQNIANSINANHPDVFMLVLLIDERPEEVTDMERTVKAEVVSSTFDEPPQRHVQVAEMVLEKAKRLVERKKDVVILLDSITRLGRAYNTVTPSSGRVLSGGLDSNALQRPKRFFGAARNIEEGGSLTILATALIDTGSRMDEVIFEEFKGTGNMEIYLDRHLADKRVYPAIDMNRSGTRKEDLLLEPETLNKVWILRKVLAPMNPIDSMEFLLDKMKGTKNNKEFLDMMNK; this is translated from the coding sequence ATGAATTTGTCCGAACTTAAAACCAAATCCATGCCGGAGCTGATGAAACTGGCCAAGGAATTCGATATTGAGAATCCCAGCGGCCTCAGAAAGCAGGAACTAATCTTTGCCATTCTTCAGTCCTGTGCTTCCCAAAACGGTTCGGTATTTGGAGAGGGAGTCCTGGAGATACTGCCGGACGGCTTTGGCTTTCTACGCTCACCCATGTACAGTTTCATGCCCGGACCTGACGATATTTATGTGTCTCCTTCTCAGATAAGAAAGTTCGGTCTCAGGACCGGTGATGTTGTTTCCGGCCAGATCCGTCCGCCCAAAGAGGGTGAACGGTATTTCGCCCTGTTAAGGGTCAATGAGGTCGGGTTTGGCGATCCGGCTGAATCCAAGACCCTGGTCCTGTTCGACAACCTCACCCCCATCTATCCTGATGAGCGCTACCGCATGGAAAACGGGGCTGATAACTATTCCACCAGGATTGTGGATCTTCTTACTCCCATCGGCAAAGGGCAAAGGGGCCTTATTGTGGCCCCCCCCAGGACTGGAAAAACCGTGCTTCTGCAAAATATTGCCAATTCCATCAATGCCAACCATCCTGACGTGTTCATGCTGGTCCTGCTCATTGACGAACGGCCTGAAGAAGTCACGGATATGGAACGGACCGTCAAGGCCGAAGTGGTCAGCTCAACCTTTGATGAGCCCCCCCAGAGACATGTCCAGGTGGCTGAAATGGTACTTGAAAAGGCCAAGAGGCTGGTTGAGAGGAAAAAGGACGTTGTCATTCTTTTGGACAGCATTACCCGGCTCGGCCGGGCCTATAATACAGTGACTCCTTCTTCAGGAAGGGTTTTGTCGGGCGGACTTGATTCCAATGCCCTGCAGCGGCCCAAAAGGTTTTTCGGGGCAGCCAGAAACATTGAAGAAGGCGGGAGCCTGACCATCCTGGCCACAGCTCTCATTGACACTGGATCTAGAATGGATGAGGTCATTTTTGAGGAATTCAAGGGTACCGGAAACATGGAAATATACCTGGATCGACATCTGGCTGATAAGCGGGTCTATCCGGCCATTGATATGAACCGCTCGGGCACCCGCAAGGAGGACCTGCTCCTGGAGCCCGAGACCCTGAACAAGGTCTGGATCCTGCGCAAGGTGCTTGCACCCATGAACCCTATTGACAGTATGGAATTTCTGCTTGATAAGATGAAAGGTACCAAAAACAATAAAGAGTTTTTGGATATGATGAACAAGTAG
- a CDS encoding CarD family transcriptional regulator, with the protein MFSVGELVVYPAQGVGKVEKIEEQDVGGITTRLYIVRILSNNVTLMVPVSNAENVGLRSVSDKKQGMSILAYLEDRSDFTGYSGQNWNRRYREYSDKLKSKDLRDVAYVLKELFLISKDKELSFGERRLLEQAMGLISMELSYALSVDQSQAKSKVEELFSDVLSEQNQPEEKKEA; encoded by the coding sequence GTGTTTTCAGTCGGAGAATTAGTTGTTTATCCGGCCCAAGGCGTGGGCAAAGTGGAAAAAATTGAGGAACAGGACGTGGGCGGGATCACGACCAGGCTCTATATTGTCCGCATCCTCAGTAATAATGTGACCCTCATGGTCCCGGTCAGCAATGCGGAAAATGTCGGACTGCGCTCTGTAAGCGACAAGAAACAGGGGATGTCCATTCTGGCTTACCTGGAAGATCGATCGGATTTTACCGGATATTCCGGCCAGAACTGGAACAGACGATACCGGGAATACTCTGACAAGCTCAAGAGCAAGGACTTAAGAGACGTTGCTTATGTGCTCAAGGAACTGTTCCTCATCAGCAAGGACAAGGAGCTTTCCTTTGGTGAACGAAGACTCCTGGAGCAGGCCATGGGCCTTATTTCCATGGAATTGTCCTATGCCCTGTCCGTGGATCAGAGTCAGGCCAAGTCCAAGGTTGAGGAACTTTTTTCCGATGTCCTGAGCGAACAGAACCAGCCAGAGGAAAAAAAAGAAGCCTAA
- the pth gene encoding aminoacyl-tRNA hydrolase, whose protein sequence is MGISGIIAGLGNPGPGYARTRHNAGFMVIDRLIASQEKIPGDQVRLKSESRDVIVWEWTSSSFSGTWLLLKPLTFMNRSGTAVSRIYSRTMLEIDRLLIVHDEVDLPLGSLRFKQGGGLAGHNGLRSIASHLGTRDFARLRFGVGRPEDGADLADYVLSKFSPAELELKDSTVEKAVHGLRIFCSHGLEKAGTSL, encoded by the coding sequence ATGGGTATTTCCGGAATAATCGCAGGTCTGGGCAATCCAGGTCCAGGGTATGCCAGGACCCGCCATAACGCAGGTTTCATGGTCATAGACCGTTTGATTGCATCTCAGGAAAAGATCCCGGGTGATCAGGTCAGGCTCAAGTCTGAATCCAGAGATGTCATAGTCTGGGAATGGACCAGCTCCAGTTTCAGCGGCACCTGGCTCCTGTTAAAGCCCCTGACCTTTATGAACCGGAGCGGAACAGCCGTATCCAGGATTTATTCCAGGACCATGCTGGAAATTGACCGGCTTTTGATCGTCCATGACGAGGTCGATCTGCCTCTGGGAAGCCTGCGCTTCAAGCAAGGCGGAGGCCTGGCCGGTCACAATGGCCTCCGGTCCATTGCCAGCCACCTGGGCACCAGGGATTTTGCCAGGCTCAGGTTCGGGGTGGGCCGACCTGAAGATGGAGCTGACCTGGCTGATTACGTGTTGAGCAAATTTTCACCTGCAGAGCTGGAACTCAAGGACAGCACGGTTGAAAAGGCAGTCCACGGGTTGCGGATATTCTGCAGCCACGGCCTGGAAAAGGCCGGAACCAGCCTTTGA
- a CDS encoding 50S ribosomal protein L25 has product MSELVNLQVELREKRGKEAAKKLRANDYIPAVFYNPQGENISLKVRNGLFHKVWLKAGSTSVVELEFEKDNETVKIPALIWSVDKHPYKTVFIHIDFYGVDLTKEVTVSVPVEITGKPKGAEDGGVMEIYRQHLDLTCLPVNIPNQVLIDVSKLEIGDNINIDDIKLPSGARAEYEENFAVVGLVPPYQEKAEPEAETEEEGAESPEEEASDQEE; this is encoded by the coding sequence ATGTCCGAGCTTGTCAATTTACAGGTGGAACTGAGAGAAAAAAGAGGCAAGGAAGCTGCCAAAAAGCTTCGAGCCAACGATTATATCCCGGCGGTCTTTTATAATCCCCAGGGAGAAAACATTTCTCTGAAAGTCAGAAACGGCCTGTTTCACAAGGTCTGGCTCAAAGCAGGGTCAACCTCGGTGGTTGAGCTGGAATTTGAAAAGGACAATGAAACAGTCAAGATTCCGGCCCTGATCTGGTCCGTGGACAAACATCCTTACAAGACAGTTTTCATCCATATTGATTTCTATGGGGTAGACCTGACCAAGGAAGTGACTGTTTCAGTTCCGGTGGAAATCACTGGCAAGCCCAAGGGTGCTGAAGACGGAGGAGTCATGGAGATTTACCGGCAGCATCTTGATCTGACCTGTCTGCCCGTCAATATCCCCAACCAGGTGCTCATTGATGTCAGCAAGCTTGAAATTGGAGACAATATAAACATTGATGACATCAAGCTCCCATCCGGGGCCAGAGCCGAGTACGAAGAAAACTTTGCTGTTGTTGGTCTTGTGCCTCCTTACCAGGAAAAGGCCGAGCCCGAGGCTGAGACTGAAGAGGAAGGCGCTGAATCACCTGAAGAAGAAGCTTCAGATCAGGAAGAATAG
- a CDS encoding ribose-phosphate diphosphokinase — protein MPGHRELKIITGNANPELARGICDHLGMTLSPTLVCTFSDGESRIEIGDNVRGDDVFVVQPTCAPVNHNLMELFLMLDALKRASVGRVTAVVPYYGYARQDRKVVPRVPISAKLVADIINISGVNRLLTIDLHSGQIQGFFNIPVDNLFAAEVLLTYLKQFGDQAVVVSPDAGGTERARAYAKRIGAELAIIDKRRDAPNKSQAMRVIGDVKDKVAIVLDDMIDTGGTMVEAAKVLTEKGASRVLACATHPVLSGPAVERLEKSCFSEIVVTDTIPLSEKAKASSKFRVISVASLLAKAIHNIHTESSVSVLFSH, from the coding sequence ATGCCTGGACACCGAGAGCTTAAAATAATCACCGGCAACGCAAACCCGGAACTTGCCCGGGGCATATGCGACCACCTTGGAATGACCTTGAGTCCCACCCTTGTCTGCACCTTCAGCGACGGTGAAAGCCGGATTGAAATCGGGGATAATGTCCGGGGGGACGACGTCTTTGTGGTCCAGCCCACCTGTGCGCCGGTCAATCACAACCTTATGGAACTCTTTCTCATGCTTGATGCTTTGAAAAGAGCCAGTGTGGGCCGAGTCACTGCGGTTGTTCCATATTACGGATATGCCAGACAGGACCGGAAAGTGGTGCCCAGGGTTCCCATCAGCGCCAAGCTTGTTGCGGATATCATTAATATTTCCGGGGTAAACAGGCTGCTGACCATAGATCTCCATTCCGGCCAGATCCAGGGCTTTTTCAATATTCCTGTAGACAATCTTTTTGCTGCTGAAGTCCTGCTGACCTATCTGAAACAGTTCGGTGATCAGGCAGTGGTGGTTTCTCCTGATGCCGGAGGAACTGAAAGGGCCAGGGCCTATGCCAAGAGAATCGGGGCTGAGCTGGCCATCATCGACAAAAGGCGGGACGCCCCCAATAAATCTCAGGCCATGCGGGTCATCGGAGACGTCAAGGACAAAGTGGCTATTGTCCTGGATGACATGATCGACACCGGTGGAACAATGGTCGAAGCAGCCAAGGTCCTCACTGAAAAAGGAGCCAGCCGGGTCCTGGCCTGTGCCACCCATCCCGTGCTTTCAGGTCCGGCAGTTGAAAGGCTGGAAAAATCCTGTTTTTCAGAGATAGTAGTCACTGACACCATCCCTTTATCGGAAAAGGCCAAAGCATCTTCCAAATTCAGGGTTATTTCAGTGGCCAGCCTGCTGGCCAAGGCCATACACAACATTCACACAGAATCATCTGTGAGTGTACTTTTTTCACATTAG